A genomic window from Nicotiana sylvestris chromosome 11, ASM39365v2, whole genome shotgun sequence includes:
- the LOC104233595 gene encoding uncharacterized protein encodes MAPYEALYGRPCRASIGWYEPRETRLLGTDLVRDASEKVKLIQDRLRTVHSRQNSYANWRARDVAFMVGERVLLRVSPIKGVMRFGKKGKLSHGYIGPFEILERVGGVACRLALPPSLSGVHPVFHISILQKYYGDPSHVLDFNSIQLDKDLTYVEELVTILDRWVWKLRSKNISSLKVQWRGQPVIEEVT; translated from the coding sequence atggctccctatgaggccttatatgggaggccaTGTCGTGCTTCGATTGGATGGTATGAGCCTAGGGAGACTAGGCTGTTGGGAACTGATTTGGTTCGAGATGCTTCAgagaaggtgaagttgattcaggatcggctTCGTACAGTGCATTCCAGGCAGAATAGTTATGCTAATTGGAGGgctcgtgatgtggcattcatggtggGTGAGAGGGTTCTGCTTAGagtttcacccataaagggtgtgatgaggtttgggaagaagggaaagttgagtcatgggtatattggtccttttgagatccttgagagagTGGGTGGTGTGGCCtgcagacttgcattgccacccagcttatcagGAGTCcacccggtatttcatatttccaTTCTCCAGAAGTACtatggtgatccgtctcatgtatTAGATTTCAACtcaatccagttggacaaggatttgacctatgtTGAGGAGCTGGTGACTATATTAGACAGGTGGGTCTggaagttgaggtcgaagaacatTTCTTCACTGAaggttcaatggagaggtcaacCAGTCATCGAGGAGGTGACTTAG